A single genomic interval of Bradyrhizobium japonicum USDA 6 harbors:
- a CDS encoding Vgb family protein, translating to MNRRQFLASSAALLAVRPSFAQDGLFQTKYFPINAGIGLHDLAPARDGTVWFTAQGKGMLGRLDPRDGSFKTVSLGQGAAPHGVTIGPDGAPWITEGGQNAIARVDPGDLKITLFRLPEKFAYANLNTGVFDKEGIYWFTGQSGYYGRLKPGSGEMDVFRAPKGVGPYGIAVTPRGEVWYASLAGSYIAKIDLATGNAAIVEPPTPGQGSRRVWSDSQSRIWISEWNSGHVSVHDPANGSWKTWKLPGDHPRTYAVYVDDKDKVWLTDFSANAIVRFDPTTERFNVFASDKANANVRQLDGRPGELWGCESGNDRIVMIQTIAAG from the coding sequence ATGAACCGCCGCCAGTTTCTTGCCTCGAGCGCCGCCCTCCTCGCCGTCCGCCCAAGTTTTGCGCAGGATGGCCTGTTCCAGACAAAATATTTCCCCATCAACGCCGGCATCGGCCTGCACGACCTCGCCCCCGCTCGCGACGGCACGGTCTGGTTCACGGCGCAGGGCAAGGGCATGCTGGGCAGGCTCGACCCCCGGGATGGCAGTTTCAAGACAGTCAGCCTCGGCCAGGGCGCCGCGCCGCACGGCGTGACGATCGGCCCCGACGGTGCCCCCTGGATCACCGAAGGCGGCCAGAACGCGATCGCCCGGGTCGATCCCGGCGATCTCAAGATCACGCTGTTCCGTCTGCCCGAAAAATTCGCCTACGCCAATCTCAACACCGGCGTGTTCGACAAGGAAGGCATCTACTGGTTCACCGGCCAGTCCGGCTATTACGGCCGGCTCAAGCCGGGATCGGGCGAGATGGACGTGTTCAGGGCGCCCAAGGGCGTTGGCCCCTACGGCATCGCGGTGACGCCCAGGGGGGAGGTCTGGTACGCCTCGCTGGCCGGCAGCTATATCGCGAAGATTGATCTTGCGACCGGCAATGCCGCCATTGTCGAGCCGCCGACGCCGGGCCAGGGTTCGCGGCGGGTCTGGTCGGATTCGCAAAGCCGGATCTGGATCAGCGAGTGGAACAGCGGTCACGTCTCGGTGCACGATCCCGCCAATGGCTCCTGGAAAACCTGGAAGCTGCCGGGCGATCACCCTCGCACCTATGCCGTCTATGTCGACGACAAGGACAAGGTCTGGCTCACCGATTTCTCCGCCAATGCCATCGTCCGATTCGATCCCACGACCGAGAGGTTCAACGTTTTCGCCAGCGACAAGGCCAATGCCAATGTGCGCCAGCTCGACGGCCGCCCGGGCGAACTCTGGGGCTGCGAGTCCGGCAACGACCGGATCGTCATGATCCAGACGATCGCGGCCGGTTGA
- the eno gene encoding phosphopyruvate hydratase has protein sequence MTAIIDIIGREILDSRGNPTVEVDVVLEDGALGRAAVPSGASTGAHEAVELRDGDKARYLGKGVTKAVGAVNGEIFEALSGLDVEQQAQIDQIMIDLDGTPNKSRLGANAILGVSLACAKAAANSLDMPLYRYVGGTSARLLPVPMMNIINGGVHADNPIDFQEFMILPVGASSFAEGLRYGAEVFHTLKSELKKAGHNTNVGDEGGFAPNLPSADAALEFVMNAIGKAGYKAGTDIVIGLDCASTEFFKDGKYVYEGEGKTRSISEQAKYLADLVSRYPIVTIEDGMSEDDMDGWKELTDLIGKKCQLVGDDLFVTNVKRLAEGIKAGRANSILIKVNQIGTLTETLAAVEMAHKAGYTSVMSHRSGETEDSTIADLAVATNCGQIKTGSLARSDRTAKYNQLLRIEQQLGKQALYGGKAALKALA, from the coding sequence ATGACCGCCATCATCGACATCATCGGCCGCGAAATTCTCGACAGCCGTGGCAATCCCACCGTCGAGGTCGACGTCGTGCTGGAAGATGGTGCGCTCGGCCGTGCCGCGGTGCCGTCCGGCGCCTCCACCGGCGCCCATGAGGCGGTGGAACTGCGCGATGGCGACAAGGCCCGCTATCTCGGCAAAGGCGTCACCAAGGCCGTCGGCGCCGTCAATGGCGAGATCTTCGAGGCTCTGAGCGGCCTTGATGTCGAGCAGCAGGCCCAGATCGACCAGATCATGATCGACCTCGACGGTACGCCGAACAAGAGCCGGCTGGGCGCCAATGCCATCCTCGGCGTCTCGCTCGCCTGCGCCAAGGCAGCCGCGAACTCGCTCGACATGCCGCTCTATCGTTACGTCGGCGGCACCTCGGCGCGTCTCTTGCCGGTGCCGATGATGAACATCATCAATGGTGGCGTGCATGCCGACAATCCGATCGACTTCCAGGAGTTCATGATCCTCCCCGTGGGCGCGTCGTCCTTCGCCGAGGGCCTGCGCTACGGCGCGGAGGTCTTCCATACCCTGAAGTCGGAATTGAAGAAGGCCGGCCACAACACCAATGTCGGCGACGAGGGCGGTTTCGCGCCGAACCTGCCGTCGGCGGACGCCGCGCTCGAATTCGTCATGAACGCGATCGGCAAGGCCGGCTACAAGGCCGGCACCGACATCGTGATCGGCCTCGACTGCGCCTCGACCGAGTTCTTCAAGGACGGCAAGTACGTCTATGAAGGCGAGGGCAAGACCCGCTCGATCTCCGAGCAGGCCAAGTACCTCGCAGACCTGGTGTCGCGCTATCCGATCGTGACCATTGAGGACGGCATGTCGGAAGACGACATGGACGGCTGGAAGGAGCTCACCGACCTCATCGGCAAGAAGTGCCAGCTGGTCGGCGACGATCTCTTCGTCACCAACGTCAAGCGCCTTGCCGAAGGCATCAAGGCCGGCCGCGCCAATTCGATCCTGATCAAGGTCAACCAGATCGGTACGCTGACCGAGACGCTCGCTGCCGTCGAGATGGCGCACAAGGCCGGCTATACCTCGGTGATGTCGCACCGCTCCGGCGAGACCGAGGATTCCACCATCGCCGACCTCGCGGTCGCCACCAATTGCGGGCAGATCAAGACCGGCTCCCTTGCGCGTTCCGACCGCACCGCCAAATACAATCAGCTCCTGCGCATCGAGCAACAGCTCGGCAAGCAGGCACTCTACGGCGGCAAGGCGGCACTGAAGGCGCTGGCATAA
- a CDS encoding zinc-binding dehydrogenase, with protein MSDGKTGLQLRSLIKASGELEISLVDVPTPEPAADEVVVRVEAAPINPSDLGLLVGAADMSTAKASGTKDAPVITAKVPEGAMRAMAGRLDESMPVGNEGAGVVIKTGSSDAAKALMGKTVAMIGGAMYAQYRTLKVRECLPLPAGTTPAEGASCFVNPLTALGMTETMRREGHKALVHTAAASNLGQMLNKICIKDGIPLVNIVRSKEQADILHKIGAKYVVDSTAPSFLGDLTNALVETGATIAFDAIGGGKLAGDILNCMEAAINKTAKEYSRYGSNVHKQVYVYGALDIRPIELPRGFGMAWGVGGWLLFPFLMKIGQADGARLRQRVVDELKTTFASHYTKVVSLQEALDPANIAVYAKRATGEKFLINPNKSS; from the coding sequence ATGAGCGACGGCAAGACCGGACTGCAACTGCGTTCGCTGATCAAGGCCAGCGGAGAGCTCGAAATCTCGCTCGTCGACGTGCCGACCCCCGAGCCCGCCGCGGACGAGGTCGTCGTCCGCGTCGAGGCGGCGCCGATCAACCCGTCCGACCTCGGCCTCCTCGTCGGCGCGGCCGATATGAGCACGGCGAAGGCGTCCGGCACCAAGGACGCTCCCGTCATCACCGCGAAGGTGCCGGAGGGCGCGATGCGGGCGATGGCCGGCCGGCTCGACGAATCCATGCCGGTCGGTAACGAAGGCGCGGGCGTCGTCATCAAGACCGGCTCGTCCGATGCCGCGAAGGCATTGATGGGCAAGACCGTCGCCATGATCGGCGGCGCGATGTACGCGCAGTACCGCACGCTGAAAGTGCGCGAGTGCCTGCCGCTGCCGGCGGGCACCACGCCGGCCGAAGGCGCCTCCTGCTTCGTCAATCCGCTCACGGCGCTCGGCATGACCGAGACCATGCGGCGCGAGGGGCACAAGGCGCTGGTGCACACCGCAGCCGCCTCCAATCTCGGCCAGATGCTGAACAAGATCTGCATCAAGGACGGCATTCCGCTGGTCAATATCGTGCGCAGCAAGGAGCAGGCCGACATCCTGCACAAGATCGGCGCCAAATACGTCGTCGATTCCACCGCACCGAGCTTCCTCGGCGATCTCACCAATGCGCTGGTCGAGACCGGCGCCACCATCGCCTTCGATGCCATCGGCGGCGGCAAGCTGGCCGGCGACATCCTCAACTGCATGGAAGCCGCGATCAACAAGACCGCCAAGGAATACAGCCGCTACGGCTCCAACGTGCACAAGCAGGTCTACGTCTACGGCGCACTCGACATCCGCCCGATCGAGCTGCCGCGCGGCTTCGGCATGGCCTGGGGCGTCGGAGGCTGGCTGCTGTTTCCGTTCCTGATGAAGATCGGGCAGGCGGACGGAGCCAGGCTGCGCCAGCGCGTCGTCGACGAATTGAAGACGACCTTCGCCAGCCACTACACCAAGGTGGTGTCGCTTCAGGAGGCGCTCGATCCCGCCAACATCGCGGTCTACGCCAAACGGGCCACCGGCGAAAAATTCCTCATCAACCCAAATAAATCTTCGTGA
- a CDS encoding MBL fold metallo-hydrolase yields MTDLTRRDLLAGAAAIGAAAVTGLGPTTASASVPQSGAQAPGFYRYKVGSYECTSINDGARTFPMPDKFVVNLPKEEALAAGEAAYMPKGMVTVPFNPQLINTGSKLVLIDTGNGVANLEPSKGAVGRTLQNLAAAGVDPKNIDIVLLSHLHPDHTNGIRLADGALAFPNAEIMVPAKDWEFWASDENAAKAPNDMTKNYFANVKKTFAGLESKVTKYEWGKEVAPGITSIATPGHTPGHTSFAVASGDKKVLIQSDVTNIPEFFLRNPDWHVAFDNDAALAQATRHKFYDMAAAEKATVIGFHFTFPSVGHVEKDGAKYRLIPSAWNPTI; encoded by the coding sequence ATGACTGATCTGACTCGCCGCGACCTGCTCGCGGGCGCGGCCGCTATTGGCGCGGCGGCCGTAACCGGACTTGGACCGACCACTGCCAGTGCCTCGGTGCCGCAAAGCGGGGCGCAGGCGCCCGGCTTCTATCGCTACAAGGTCGGCAGCTACGAGTGCACCTCGATCAACGACGGCGCGCGAACCTTCCCGATGCCGGACAAGTTCGTGGTCAACCTGCCGAAGGAGGAAGCGCTGGCCGCAGGTGAGGCGGCGTACATGCCGAAGGGCATGGTCACGGTGCCGTTCAATCCGCAGCTCATCAACACCGGCTCGAAGCTGGTCCTGATCGACACCGGCAACGGCGTTGCCAATCTGGAGCCGAGCAAGGGCGCGGTCGGCCGTACGCTGCAGAACCTCGCCGCTGCCGGCGTCGACCCGAAGAACATCGACATCGTGCTGCTGTCGCATCTCCACCCCGATCACACCAACGGCATTCGTCTCGCCGACGGCGCGCTCGCGTTCCCAAATGCGGAGATCATGGTGCCGGCGAAGGATTGGGAGTTCTGGGCGAGCGACGAGAACGCGGCCAAGGCTCCGAACGACATGACGAAGAACTACTTCGCCAACGTGAAGAAGACCTTTGCCGGCCTCGAATCCAAGGTCACGAAATACGAGTGGGGCAAGGAGGTCGCGCCGGGCATCACCTCGATCGCGACGCCCGGCCATACGCCGGGGCACACCTCGTTCGCGGTGGCCTCTGGCGACAAGAAGGTGCTGATCCAATCTGACGTCACTAACATTCCGGAGTTCTTCCTGCGCAATCCGGATTGGCACGTGGCGTTCGACAATGATGCCGCGCTGGCGCAGGCGACGCGCCACAAATTCTACGACATGGCGGCGGCCGAGAAGGCGACGGTGATCGGCTTCCACTTCACCTTCCCCTCGGTGGGGCATGTCGAGAAGGACGGCGCGAAATACCGCCTGATCCCGTCAGCCTGGAATCCGACGATCTGA
- a CDS encoding NADPH-dependent FMN reductase → MAYNIVVIAGSLRKDSFSLKIANALAKLAPASLKLEVVTLAGISFFNQDLEGAPPADWLAFREKLQKSDGVIFVTPEYNRAIPGVLKNAIDVASRPYGKSSFNGKPVGIISNSPGPLGGVSAAKTLQNILPGIAGPILQQPETYLNAVGDAFDAEGNLTKESLKPVLQAYIDAFAAHVAKHHG, encoded by the coding sequence ATGGCCTACAACATCGTCGTGATCGCCGGCAGCCTGCGCAAGGACAGCTTTTCGCTGAAGATCGCCAATGCGCTCGCAAAGCTCGCGCCGGCCTCGCTCAAGCTCGAGGTCGTCACGCTGGCAGGCATCTCGTTCTTCAACCAGGACCTCGAGGGCGCGCCGCCTGCGGACTGGCTGGCCTTCCGCGAGAAGCTGCAGAAGTCGGACGGCGTCATTTTCGTCACCCCCGAATACAACCGCGCCATCCCGGGCGTGCTGAAGAACGCCATCGACGTCGCTTCGCGCCCCTATGGCAAGAGCTCGTTCAATGGCAAGCCGGTCGGCATCATCTCGAACTCGCCGGGCCCGCTCGGCGGCGTCAGCGCCGCCAAGACGCTGCAGAACATCCTGCCGGGCATTGCCGGCCCGATCCTGCAGCAGCCGGAGACCTATCTGAACGCGGTCGGCGATGCCTTCGATGCGGAGGGGAACCTGACCAAGGAATCTCTGAAGCCCGTCCTCCAGGCCTATATCGACGCGTTTGCCGCGCACGTGGCCAAGCACCACGGCTGA
- a CDS encoding FtsB family cell division protein, whose amino-acid sequence MVSRARLKSILTGLALYVMAAAIVGYFGVNAYTGKYGLNARQELDQEIIALTSELAQLKRERAKSEQRVSLLRTSRIDPDMLDERARYQLDYVNPHDLVRMIPAK is encoded by the coding sequence ATGGTCTCCCGCGCGCGCCTGAAATCGATCCTGACCGGCCTTGCCCTCTACGTGATGGCGGCCGCTATCGTCGGCTATTTCGGCGTCAACGCCTACACCGGCAAATACGGTCTCAACGCCCGCCAGGAACTCGACCAGGAGATCATCGCGCTGACGAGCGAGCTCGCCCAGCTCAAGCGCGAGCGCGCGAAGAGCGAGCAGCGCGTGTCGCTGCTGCGGACATCGCGGATCGATCCTGACATGCTGGACGAGCGGGCGCGCTATCAGCTCGACTATGTCAATCCGCACGATCTCGTTCGGATGATCCCGGCGAAGTAG
- a CDS encoding GAF domain-containing protein, which yields MNGPMSRHHAARVEAAIASGQAARSALVASWRRSSRLHHLDPAGRSAPMRLSDVELRQARERVAPLLAAAQGVMDRLYQAVGASGCCVLLADGAGVPVDRRGAAVDDATFQSWGLWTGALWSEEHEGTNGIGTCVVEQRPLTIDRDQHFFTRNTLLSCTAVPIYDHEAAFAGVLDVSSCRADRTDAFSNLIALAAGEAARRIEADLFRRAFAHARIVLTQGADGQAGGLVAVDADDLVIGATRSARVGLGIAPGRPLRPVPAADLLGGDTAHDHLADGQRAVLQRALLRAGGNVSAAAKALGVSRATLHRKLKRFELKH from the coding sequence ATGAATGGGCCAATGTCCCGGCATCACGCGGCCCGCGTCGAGGCCGCCATTGCGTCAGGCCAGGCCGCGCGCTCCGCGCTGGTGGCCTCATGGCGCCGTTCGTCCCGATTGCATCATCTCGATCCCGCCGGCCGTAGCGCGCCGATGCGGCTGAGTGATGTCGAGTTGCGACAGGCGCGCGAGCGCGTCGCGCCGCTGCTCGCCGCCGCGCAAGGCGTGATGGACCGGCTCTATCAGGCGGTCGGCGCGAGCGGCTGCTGCGTGCTGCTCGCCGATGGAGCGGGCGTGCCGGTCGACCGCCGCGGCGCGGCGGTGGACGATGCGACGTTCCAATCCTGGGGCCTGTGGACCGGCGCGCTCTGGAGCGAGGAGCATGAAGGCACCAACGGCATCGGCACCTGCGTCGTCGAGCAGCGCCCGCTGACGATCGACCGCGACCAGCATTTCTTCACCCGCAACACGCTTCTGAGCTGCACCGCCGTTCCGATCTACGACCACGAGGCGGCGTTTGCGGGCGTTCTCGATGTCTCCTCCTGCCGCGCCGACCGGACCGATGCGTTTTCGAATCTGATCGCGCTCGCGGCAGGTGAGGCGGCGAGGCGCATCGAGGCTGATCTGTTTCGCCGCGCCTTCGCCCATGCCCGCATCGTGCTGACGCAAGGCGCCGACGGCCAGGCCGGCGGCCTCGTCGCGGTCGATGCGGATGATCTCGTGATCGGCGCGACCCGGTCCGCGCGCGTGGGACTCGGGATTGCGCCCGGCCGTCCCTTGCGGCCGGTGCCCGCGGCTGACCTCCTCGGCGGCGATACCGCGCATGACCATCTTGCGGACGGCCAGCGCGCGGTGCTGCAGCGGGCGCTGCTGCGGGCCGGCGGCAATGTGTCGGCCGCCGCAAAAGCGCTCGGCGTCAGTCGCGCCACGCTGCACCGGAAGCTGAAGCGGTTCGAGCTGAAGCACTGA
- the adh gene encoding aldehyde dehydrogenase, whose protein sequence is MNKVEFLGVTQVPFAERYDNFIGGKFIAPISGKYFDNASPVNGQIVCKIARSDAQDVEAALDAAHAAKGAWGRTSVAERAAILNRIADRMEENLERLAIAETWDNGKPIRETRAADLPLAIDHFRYFAGVVRAQEGSIGEIDHDTIAYHFHEPLGVVGQIIPWNFPLLMACWKLAPALAAGNCVVLKPAEQTPASIMVWAEIIGDLLPPGVLNIVNGFGLEAGKPLASSPRIAKIAFTGETTTGRLIMQYASQNLIPVTLELGGKSPNIFFNDVTAEDDDFFDKAIEGFVMFALNQGEVCTCPSRALVHADIYDRFMERALKRVAAIKQGDPRAADTMIGAQASSEQLAKILSYIDIGKQEGAKVLAGGGRAELGGDLSGGFYVQPTVFEGHNKMRIFQEEIFGPVVSVTTFKTDDEALAIANDTLYGLGAGVWSRDANRCYRFGRAIQAGRVWTNCYHAYPAHAAFGGYKQSGVGRETHKMMLDHYQQTKNLLVSYSPKKLGFF, encoded by the coding sequence ATGAACAAGGTGGAATTCCTCGGCGTCACCCAGGTTCCCTTTGCCGAACGCTATGACAATTTCATCGGCGGCAAATTCATCGCGCCAATCTCCGGCAAGTACTTTGACAACGCCTCGCCGGTGAACGGCCAGATCGTCTGCAAGATCGCGCGTTCCGATGCGCAGGACGTCGAGGCCGCCCTCGATGCGGCGCACGCCGCCAAGGGCGCCTGGGGACGCACCAGCGTCGCCGAGCGCGCCGCGATCCTGAACCGGATCGCCGACCGGATGGAAGAGAATCTGGAGCGCCTTGCGATTGCCGAAACCTGGGACAACGGCAAGCCGATCCGCGAGACCCGCGCCGCCGACCTGCCACTCGCGATCGATCATTTCCGCTATTTCGCCGGCGTGGTGCGCGCACAGGAGGGCTCGATCGGCGAGATCGACCACGACACCATCGCCTATCATTTCCACGAACCGCTCGGCGTGGTCGGCCAGATCATCCCCTGGAACTTCCCGCTGCTGATGGCGTGCTGGAAGCTCGCGCCGGCGCTCGCCGCCGGCAATTGCGTCGTGCTCAAGCCCGCTGAGCAGACGCCGGCCTCGATCATGGTCTGGGCCGAGATCATCGGCGATCTCCTGCCGCCCGGCGTCCTCAACATCGTCAACGGCTTTGGCCTCGAAGCCGGCAAGCCGCTCGCGTCCAGCCCGCGGATCGCGAAAATCGCCTTCACCGGCGAGACCACGACGGGCCGGCTGATAATGCAATATGCCAGCCAGAACCTGATCCCGGTCACGCTCGAGCTCGGCGGCAAGTCGCCGAACATCTTCTTCAACGACGTCACCGCCGAGGACGACGACTTCTTCGACAAGGCGATCGAAGGTTTTGTGATGTTCGCGCTGAACCAGGGCGAGGTCTGCACCTGTCCGAGCCGGGCGCTGGTCCACGCCGACATCTATGACCGCTTCATGGAGCGTGCGCTGAAGCGCGTCGCCGCGATCAAGCAGGGCGACCCGCGCGCGGCCGACACCATGATCGGCGCGCAGGCATCCAGCGAGCAGCTCGCCAAGATCCTCTCCTATATCGACATCGGCAAGCAGGAGGGCGCCAAGGTGCTGGCCGGCGGCGGTCGTGCCGAGCTCGGCGGCGATCTGTCCGGCGGCTTCTATGTCCAGCCGACGGTGTTCGAGGGCCACAACAAGATGCGAATCTTCCAGGAGGAGATCTTTGGTCCGGTCGTCTCGGTCACGACCTTCAAGACCGATGACGAAGCGCTCGCGATCGCCAACGACACGCTCTACGGCCTGGGAGCCGGCGTCTGGAGTCGCGATGCCAACCGCTGCTACCGCTTCGGCCGGGCCATCCAGGCCGGCCGGGTCTGGACCAACTGCTATCATGCGTATCCTGCGCATGCCGCGTTCGGCGGTTACAAGCAGTCGGGCGTCGGTCGCGAGACCCACAAGATGATGCTCGATCATTACCAGCAGACCAAGAATCTCCTGGTCAGCTACAGCCCGAAGAAGCTTGGCTTCTTCTGA
- a CDS encoding glycerophosphodiester phosphodiesterase family protein, translating into MGVAAVLFGAAVLPLSMAFAQSGPAPAGAKPFLTVDGQAPLVLGHRGLPGLVPEETEASYDLAAALGTDALEEDLHLTKDCVLVVRHNPWLSDNTNIAEVAKTNAAVAARKRTVPGVRVKAPSATGVPADYLTDLSDPADPRSVLKSLIVDGEDHTNDWSISDFTMAELKQWIGGTTYDAANERPKVFNGKLPIISFQDVIDIAKVKSKETGRSILVYPETKNPTWNNAQAIANGCGVAGSRPLEDALIKIIGDNGLNTKDAPILVQSFEPGSLKYMRSHGLQTRQVQLVDGNGIDFKTGKVLLNNITNSRPFDWTVAGDARLYDAMLTPEGLAEIKTYAEGIGPWKAYIVPLKIAPWKDSNADGTPYKGSTPEASTQDATSLVADAHKLGLFVHVFTFRNEKKYLAADYRGDPSLEYLKFYRLGVDGVFSDFTHTGVAARSAYLRELGW; encoded by the coding sequence ATGGGTGTCGCGGCGGTGCTGTTCGGCGCGGCGGTGCTGCCGCTGTCGATGGCCTTTGCGCAGTCCGGCCCGGCGCCAGCTGGCGCCAAGCCCTTCCTGACCGTCGATGGACAGGCGCCACTGGTCCTTGGCCATCGCGGCCTGCCGGGCCTGGTACCTGAAGAGACCGAGGCGTCGTACGACCTCGCCGCGGCGCTCGGGACCGATGCGCTCGAAGAGGATTTGCACCTGACCAAAGATTGCGTTCTGGTCGTGCGTCATAACCCCTGGCTGAGCGACAACACCAACATTGCCGAGGTGGCGAAGACCAATGCGGCCGTCGCCGCCCGCAAGCGGACCGTGCCTGGTGTGCGCGTCAAGGCCCCGTCGGCCACCGGCGTGCCTGCCGACTACCTGACGGATCTCAGCGACCCGGCCGATCCCAGATCGGTGCTGAAGTCGCTGATCGTGGACGGCGAGGATCATACCAACGATTGGTCGATCAGCGACTTCACCATGGCCGAGCTGAAGCAATGGATCGGCGGCACCACCTATGACGCGGCCAACGAGCGGCCGAAAGTCTTCAACGGCAAGCTCCCGATCATCAGCTTCCAGGACGTCATCGACATCGCCAAGGTCAAGAGCAAGGAGACCGGGCGGTCCATCCTCGTCTATCCCGAAACCAAGAACCCGACCTGGAACAATGCCCAGGCGATCGCCAATGGCTGCGGCGTGGCCGGCAGCCGGCCGCTCGAAGATGCCCTGATCAAGATCATTGGCGATAACGGCCTCAACACCAAGGACGCTCCCATCCTGGTCCAGAGCTTCGAACCCGGCAGCCTGAAATATATGCGCAGCCACGGCCTCCAGACGCGGCAGGTCCAGCTCGTCGACGGCAACGGAATCGACTTCAAAACCGGCAAGGTTCTCCTCAACAACATCACGAATTCGCGTCCGTTCGACTGGACGGTTGCGGGCGATGCGCGCTTGTACGATGCGATGCTCACGCCCGAGGGGCTTGCCGAGATCAAGACCTATGCCGAGGGCATCGGTCCGTGGAAGGCCTATATCGTTCCGCTCAAGATCGCGCCGTGGAAGGACAGCAACGCCGATGGCACGCCCTACAAGGGATCGACGCCGGAGGCTTCGACGCAGGACGCGACCAGCCTCGTCGCGGATGCGCACAAGCTCGGTCTTTTCGTCCATGTCTTCACGTTTCGGAACGAGAAGAAATATCTCGCCGCCGACTATCGCGGTGACCCGAGCCTTGAATATCTCAAATTCTACCGGCTCGGCGTCGATGGGGTCTTCAGCGACTTCACGCATACCGGCGTTGCCGCCCGCTCAGCGTATTTGCGCGAGTTGGGCTGGTAA
- the pdhA gene encoding pyruvate dehydrogenase (acetyl-transferring) E1 component subunit alpha, with translation MAAPKKAAASTPQDKTDGGSPPEFTREQELKALRDMLLIRRFEEKAGQLYGMGAIGGFCHLYIGQEAVVVGMQMALKQGDQVITGYRDHGHMLATGMEANGVMAELTGRRGGYSKGKGGSMHMFSKEKHFYGGHGIVGAQVSLGTGLAFANHYRGNDNVSVTYFGDGAANQGQVYESFNMAELWKLPVIYVIENNRYAMGTAVSRASAQQDFSKRGASFNIPGMQVDGMDVRAVKAAGEEAAAWCRAGKGPFILEMQTYRYRGHSMSDPAKYRTREEVEKVRHDQDPIEQVRNRLLAAKVSEADLKAIDAEVRDIVNASADFAQHDPEPDAAELWTDIYR, from the coding sequence ATGGCCGCACCCAAGAAAGCCGCCGCAAGCACTCCACAAGACAAGACCGACGGCGGTTCGCCCCCGGAATTCACCAGAGAGCAGGAGCTCAAAGCGCTCCGCGACATGCTCCTGATCCGGCGGTTCGAGGAAAAGGCCGGCCAGCTCTACGGCATGGGCGCGATCGGCGGCTTCTGCCACCTCTATATCGGCCAGGAAGCCGTGGTGGTCGGCATGCAGATGGCCCTGAAGCAGGGCGATCAAGTGATCACTGGCTATCGCGATCACGGTCATATGCTTGCCACCGGCATGGAGGCCAACGGCGTCATGGCCGAGCTCACCGGCCGGCGCGGCGGCTATTCCAAGGGCAAGGGCGGCTCCATGCACATGTTCAGCAAGGAGAAGCACTTCTACGGCGGCCACGGCATCGTCGGAGCCCAGGTCTCGCTCGGCACGGGTCTGGCCTTCGCGAACCACTATCGTGGTAACGACAATGTCAGCGTCACCTATTTCGGCGACGGCGCGGCCAACCAGGGCCAGGTCTATGAGAGCTTCAACATGGCGGAGCTCTGGAAGCTGCCGGTGATCTACGTCATCGAGAACAACCGCTACGCCATGGGCACCGCGGTGTCGCGCGCTTCGGCGCAGCAGGATTTCTCCAAGCGCGGTGCGTCCTTCAACATCCCCGGCATGCAGGTCGACGGCATGGACGTCCGCGCCGTGAAGGCCGCGGGCGAGGAGGCGGCGGCCTGGTGCCGCGCCGGCAAGGGCCCCTTCATCCTGGAGATGCAGACCTACCGCTATCGCGGCCATTCGATGTCCGACCCCGCCAAGTACAGAACGCGCGAAGAGGTCGAAAAAGTCCGCCACGACCAGGACCCGATCGAGCAGGTGCGCAACCGCCTGCTCGCGGCCAAGGTGAGCGAGGCCGATCTCAAGGCGATCGACGCCGAGGTCCGCGACATCGTCAACGCGTCCGCCGACTTCGCCCAGCATGATCCCGAGCCGGATGCCGCCGAGCTCTGGACCGACATTTACCGCTGA